The proteins below are encoded in one region of Gemmatimonadaceae bacterium:
- a CDS encoding oxidative damage protection protein, with protein MEITCTRCGQQKPGFERPPFPGEIGQRIVQQICQDCWGQWLKQQTMLINHYGLNVMDPQARSFLKQNMQAFLFKSGAEEDVDTSKKGTIQW; from the coding sequence ATGGAAATCACTTGCACCCGCTGCGGCCAGCAAAAGCCCGGCTTCGAGCGTCCACCGTTTCCCGGCGAAATTGGGCAGCGCATCGTTCAGCAGATCTGCCAGGACTGCTGGGGCCAGTGGCTCAAGCAGCAGACGATGCTCATCAATCATTACGGCCTGAACGTCATGGACCCGCAGGCCCGCAGCTTTCTCAAGCAGAACATGCAGGCGTTCCTCTTCAAGTCGGGCGCGGAAGAGGACGTCGATACGTCGAAGAAGGGAACCATCC